In the genome of Lactuca sativa cultivar Salinas chromosome 3, Lsat_Salinas_v11, whole genome shotgun sequence, the window CAAAGGAAATTGGAAACAATcatattcttaaaaaataaaaaaactcgtTAGAACATCGGCCCATTGGTACTCATAAACGACCTTAAGACAACCAATATGATCTTTTTGAAGAATCATAATGAAACCACCATCGGTCTGTTCAAGGGTGCCAATCGTTAGCTTAGATTGTGGGCAAGGAGAGTAGTAATGACCGAAAATATAAAGCTCTTCCCCACATCCCacatttaaaagatgatttgggtCGAGCCCTAAAGCCTAGACATCAATTCTAGTACATCACATCCGAGTTTCTTAACTTGGTTCGAGTCCTCCAACAAAATATCTTTGGAAGTGTATAAAAAAGAGATTAAATAGCCTCCTACTTTTTGTTCATAGTATTCTCCTACCTGTTTTAGACAGTCACAAGTAtcattaaatttaatttaaatttgattgaaattttgaatTTGTACACTTGTCATCATCTTAAATGGGTAGGAAGAAAAGTAGGAACAAAATGTaggatgatatttaatttctctataaAAAATCATCCTTTACATTATCTATTATATATTTAGAAGTGGAATATTTATTGATTATTATtgtttgaaattaaaaaaataaataaataaataaactagaaAGACGAGATCTGAAGCGACATGTTCCTAAAATGTTGGTTTGATATCTTGGATTTCGTTTAAAGTCGTTCCGATCATAATGATAATGTTTAATATTAGTTTAGTAgactaaaactaaaaataaaccaAGGTAATCTAGAGTTTTATTTATTAGGAAGATGGttgaaaaataattattatcAAAAGACGGCGAACAAAATATTTATCAAAGTACAAATGTTGTTAAATAaccataaatatatgtttttttttcgttACATTTTTTAAGTTGTcttatttataaaatttatataattatttttttgcaATTATGACTATTCGCAGAGGATTTTGAAGAAATAACACCCAAAAAAAAATGTCGACGAATCCAAGAAAACTCAACTTTAAAGTTTAAATGTCCTTTTATAAAAACGCTATTTAaggcgtttatatatatatatatatatatatatatatatatatatatatatatatatatatatatatatatatatatatatatatatatatatatatatatatatatttaggttaatttgagaccatgttaattttgtgaaaccgtgagaccaaatctaaaaataattttaaaatgcaaaataaaaggaaaaatccaaaaattctttttttaattattatttttagaatgttagaatattataTTAGATTTCtcagatatgtagaatattctatttATTCTATTTGAATATGTAAAATACGGTAgttctttttaatattttttttgtattttttttttggaaaatataaactccgaatataatatttgaaaattttttgttcgaaaattttcaattattttgtatttaattttttttgttttatctacCAAATGAATGACTAGaattgcgtctcacggtctcataaaattaggtcgtctcacatgaacctatatatatatatatatatatatatatatatatatatatatatatatatatatatatatatatatatatatatatatatatatattgcaggTATATATTCGTGCAGTGCGGAGGCTACAGTTATTACTGTTTCAATGAatgatttttttattcaaaaaatattaTTTGACTGTTTCAATGACTATAAATTTTGTGAATGATATGCTAGAAAAATTCCATGCACAACCTTTTGGCAAACATCATGcccatgttaaaaaaaaattaattgttgTTTGTTTCCTTAAATATTTTAGTTGATTATCTTATTCCATAATTagttttttgtttataaaaagatAAGTGATTTGTACATAACAGATTTATACATTAAGTTATCAAATATGTACCTcttaaatttcatatatatatatatatatatatatatatatatatatatatatatataatttttcacTCATATATATCCCAATTGCATGGTATAACCTATTATATgagtaaaaaattatatatactaaCACTTTCTTTAATAAAGTGCACTTTTGATAAACATAATGACTggaagtttgtttttttttttttttttttattgaaatatatatattaaatgtcaGAACCTGCAAGGAGGTGGCAACTCAACTAGTTGTGGAGGATTAAGAGCCATGGTGCACAAGAAAGAGTCTCGCTAGTTAGTAACTGAATCAAAATAGAAGTCGAAAATGTTGTTGTACACCACCCTCGTCTTATTATTGTTGTCTCTTGTATACCAATGCTTCTTTACCTCATTCTGctgttcaataaaccctaaaactCCCTTTTTCATCTCCTCTATTACGCTAATAGGAACTCTGTGATTCACCATTTCAAATGCATCCTGGATTTCCTTCAGCACCACCTTTCGCAGGATTAGATCACCCTCAATTTCTACATGGTTGATAGCCGAAAGACTATGCTCTGTTGGCGACTTTTGGTCAAAGTTTTGGTTTTCAGGTGAAGGTAATCGAATGATTTTGCAAGATTTTAGTTGAAGTTTTGGTTGTTGTTGaattaagagtaaattactgaaatcgttcTTATGGTTtagtcaaaattgcacgtttcgtccgtaactttttttttgcacttgGATCGTCCGTGTGGTTTTATTGTGTTGCATTTTTAAGCAACAGACTCTATAATGTGTATTTTTGAACAATAGGTCACCAAAAGATTAAAGATTgtatgatttgaaattaaagctcactatattttgaaaattttaatttattatatatatatatatatatatatatatatatatatatatatatatatatatatatatatatatatatatatatatatatatatatatatatatatatatatatatttgtatgataAATTATAGGTTCGCATGACTTCTCTAACATTTAAGAAGCTGTAGTTATTATTAGTTGTTTCTGACTTCTGGTGGCCTATAAtataaaacacttcaaaatatCTCCCTTATACTCGTATTCTTTATACGAGGGAGGAATAACCGTGGACATAAACAAATATACCAAAGTCCAACTAGTAAATTCACCTTTACAATACTTGGAGTTTTTGAAGCCGCAAAAGCGTTCAACGTTTGTCATTACATTTGATTACGTAGTGAATTAGGTACAATATAGCCACTAACTTTTTTTGTCAGCTTCTTATTAAAACATAATACTTTTATTGTAATGCAAAGAAACAATTTTAAAGATAGATTAGGTGACCACGAGTAGAACGAGAAAAGGAGACCTTCATCTTGGAGCCAATTTAAGTCATATAATTGAGCTAGATCTTGAAATGCATAAGAGCGGAAATTTTAGTAAGTCCTTTCTGATGGTAGTGACTCGAAAATTCTTTTTCTGTTGTTTCTCTATACTTGGCTGGATTATCTTCGGAAAGCAACTCCTTGATTGGTCCCAATACCTTTCCTGTATCAGTCAGGTATCTCATAAAGAACGATGCCATCGATATCCTTGGACCAGCCTTGTTTGCCATCACTTTGTGTCGTGAACTTACAAAGTTATCATTTGTAACTAGCTATAACATTTCAAGAATGCTATATATTAGTACACTGTACACTTAACTATTTAAGGATAATAAACtatattagagagagagagagagagagagagagagaaagagagagagatgcCTGTAAAAGATCTCCAGCATTCACTACAAAGGCTCCTGGTATGGTTGGAACATCGGTCCATTCGTTCTGATAAAAGACCTTAAGGCCACCGATATGATCTTGTTGAAGAATGGTAATGAACCCGGCATCGGTGTGTTCAAGGGTGCCAATCGTTAGCTCAGGTTGTGGGCAAGGAGGATAGTAATGGTTCCCAATAGAAAGCCCTTCTGCACATCCCATATCTAAAAGGTAATTTGAGTCCAACCCTAGAGCCTCCGACATCAATTCGAGAACAGCACGTCCGAGATTCATTACATGGTTTGAGTACTCCAACAAAATATCTCTGCAAGTGTACATATCTcctaatcaaacaaaaaatacatataatGCCAAAATCCATATGCAAATATGAATTAATTTGGATTGATCCTGAAAAAATGTTCAAAATGGGTCCTTAAAAAATTTCAAGCTCGTTGATCGGGTCAGATCAAGGCTTCAAGACTGAGGGTCTGTTTGGGTCGATATGATTCGGTCGTTTAGTGAAAGCTTATACACTAGTATTTGTGTACATTAGTCTTTACCACTTATACATGTAGAAGTATTAAACATTCAAACTGTACAAGAAACAAACGCCATTAATTACAagtttatttgaaataataataaaaaaacatcatttatattatctattatataattatatatttacaAGTTGAATATATGTTAATTATTATATGAaaaatgatatcacaaagaccagATCTGAGGCGATCATGTTCTCAATAACTTGAACTGATATTTTGGACTTCATTTAATGCCATCGTTATCAATAATAATGATGAAATAGTTTAGTtgacaaaaattaaaaataaaccacAGGTCACCTACGGTTTTATTTATAAGGGTTTATTTATAATCAAAATTAATTAGCCTTCAGGGCAATGGTTAACAATAATTTATCAAAGTACACATGTTTACATAACCCGAAATTTAACTTTTTCTTTTTAcattatttttaacaaatttgaaatcataataattcttttttctttttacatttttttttaacgTTTTagattattttattcataaaaattaTATAATGTTTTTTGTAATTAATTAATGACTATTTTCAAAGGATTTTGAAGAAATAACATACCCAAAAAATGTCGGTGACTTCAGACAAACTCGACTTTACAAGTCCTTTATAAAAGCGTTACTTTGATCTATTGCATTATGAAACTATTTTAttgaaataaaatatattaaaagtCAAAACCTGCATTGAGGAGGCAACTCGTCTGGCTGAGGAGGATTAGGATACATGGTGCACAAGAAAGAGTCTCGCCAGTTTGTCACCGGAGCAGAATACAAGTCGAAATTGCTGTTATACACCACCCTCGTTTTCCCACTGCTGTCTCTTGTATACCAATGCTTCTTCACCTCATTATCCTGttcaaaaaaccctaaaactccttTTTTCATCTCCTCCATTACGCTAATCGGAACTCCATGATTCACCATTTGAAAGAACCCCCAACTCCCTAACGCATCCTTGATTTCCTTCACCACCTCCTTTCGCCGGATCGGATCTTCCTTGATTCCTTCAAGGTTGATGACCGGAAGACTGTGCTCTGGTGGCGACTTTTGGTCGGAGTTTGGGTTTTCAGGTGATGGTAGACGGAAGATCCGAGGCACCTCTGTTATGCCAGCATCTACAAGTCCTTTGACACCGGATTTGGTTTCATCAAAGGCTATAAGCTCAGCTTTCCTGTCGTAGTCAAGTGTGCATGCAGACAGATTATCATCGATAGCGACCACCTTTTCTTTCAAGGTATCGACAACTTCCGTTTTTCCTTTCAAGTTATCGACAACTTCGGTCTTTTCTGTCAATTTATTGGCAACCATTTTTCCTGTGTTCTTTTGGAGGCTACACTGCGTCAATATAAATACGAGAATATACAAACCGATTAATGATAGAGATACCATGCAGAGTATATATACAACAATTAACAACAAATATTTCAACGTTAAGTGTCAATACAAATGTGAAAATGAAATTAATAATTAAGTGCCAAGAGATCATTCATATTATGGGAACGAGATTTTACACGAAGAGTTAGGCTTCGGAGGTGATACACGAAGGTGAATGCAGCAGCGATCGAGACAAGAAGAAATGGAGAAGTGAGCTTTTTGAAGAGTGAGATTGAGTTTGAGGAGAGGTAAGCAATTTATAGTTGCGAGGAGCTTGTTTTAGTGATTTGCCGCATGTGTGAAAATTAGAAATCTCaatgaattttttatttttttacaacaTGGGTCCAGCAGGCAAGCAAGCGTAGacagttttttttaatataaaacaaGAGTTAGGTGGCGCATATGAATGCGGAGCCAGCCAAAGCTTATAGTACTAAAATAGTTCTAGAAACAAATTTTTttagtttgttttattttatttattatttatttatttagttttgaACAGCACAAATTCATTAACAAACAAAAACGAGACTAGCTAGTAACATGAATCGCTCCAATTTTTTCAAGAAAATCATAAAAATAGTTACGtcgtaatatgatttttttatatataaataatactaTATATTTGGTAACAAACCAAGTTTTCTTTAGAACAAAGAAGATAAAATTAACTAAAACACAACCTGCAGCAATCGGCAAAAATAAAAAGATAGTTTTACAGGTGTACAAATGGTCAAGAAGAAACAAGAACTACATATATAACTGATAAACAACCTTAACTAGTCCTAGAATAAATGATCGATAAACAGTAGGGGCATCGACGATCGACGAAAACGACTGAAGCTTGGTTTCACATAGGGCAGCGCTATAAGAAGAACAAAGCAGCAGCAGAGTAACACAACTTACTATTGCCTATCCACTAGAGGCTTGGTGTATGAGCAACGAATGACGAAAATTAGACAAAACTCGAAATGACatttttacattttaaaaaaaaacggtAGATAAAGCTCAAAAAGTTTCCAACTGGCATGTATGGTTCAAAATCAGAATTTTTTCTTAGTTTTGGTCTCTGGTAAACTTTAAATGacatttttacatttttaatttattttcttctttttttgtttttattttggtgctttgttaatttaaaaataaaagaaaaagaaaaaatggcCCACCCCAcccaattctctctctctctctctctctctctctctctctctctctctctctctctctctctctctctctctctctctctctctctctctctctctctccaaattgCAAAAAACCCTTTTATCTGAAAGGGGTTTTATTTATCATATTCACAAATAAGGTTCTTCCCCGCAAAAGGTATGTCATCAAATATTGTTGAaacataccaaaattcatgattaaaaattttatttttaattaagtaattataaaaaCCAACGATCTAAAAACATCCATGGTATCATCTCATAGCATAATCAAAACCAATATCTAAATAAACCAAGTTATgtcataacaataaaatcatagtACAATTCCCAAAGATCTAGTgtgcggaaaatcatagtgtgatgtgtTGCGATCATGTCAACTCCTTTCCCTTCAAAGTAGAAgcacttgaaaccaaaactgaaaaccgtacgcacgaagcttagtgaggtcccacatcataccacataatcacatactgtcagacatatctgagtgcctgacctaccctgtcaggcatttctgagtgcccgacctaccctgttaGGTGTATCTGGGGTGCTCGACCTTGCCATGTCAATCATatttgggtgctcgacctaccatgtcaggcatatctggggtgcccaacctaccctccAATCTATTCTAACCAGTTACGTGGTCTATCCCAccttctactactaccacataataaaatAGCATATACATACTGTCAAGCATATATAGGTTCCCGACCTACCCTCTGGTTCATCTCAACCGGCTATAAGGTCTATtccacccctcctaccactaccacataatacatagcatacaagcacAAAAATCTCTATAGATAGTGTCATACCAGACAACTATCACAAAGCAATCATCTCTAATATAAATTATTACTAgtaggccgaccttggtgccttagacttactcatacaggaaggtaactcacctcgcaaagttgAATGTAGAATCTCACGGtaaggaatctctaatggctgctcaGACGACTTCCTGAGCTATCATTACCACAATAAAACTTAGTGAAAAACTAATagtccttcttagggtaaaaatGAGCGTTTTACCCCTGATTTAATTTGGCCCATGACTAAGGCCCATCACCATAACATGAAAGGACCAAATCTTATTAgccttcccaagcccactagtggcccacaaATGGccaaattttctaaattgggcccaactcctcaaataGGCCTTCTCTTAAGCCCAACATATTCTTAACATAAACTAAATGATTTCTGATGGCCTACTAAGGCCCAAAATAGCAAAGTCCATGGAAAGGCCCAAATTTAAGGCCCAAATGACGGAAACCCTAATCCAGTGAGTACGCGGGGCTTACTCCTATGTACACTAAGTGTACAGGTTGCATGGcttgtacgcctaacgtactaccctgttaagccataaaatccaaaaatacttaatcccttaagaccttaAGCTCCAAACACATATCTAAGTCCAATTAAGTGTCTTAACCAATAAAGTCGATTACTTGGTGGTTTGCAAGCTCCTAATGGACCCAAAACTTGAAATATGGAAACCTATTTCCATAGAAATAACTAATACTCGTGCATGGCCACAATAAGACCTTAAAGATGGTAACTTTCTGTCCTTGGGACTCATATAGCACTAAGGGTGGTAGCCCTAAACCTAGAAATGGATTTGGAccataaaaatccattcttgggaccaaaaaggtccaaaacaccattaccatagatctaagcatacatGAGGCAAGTTGTGAGCTATTTACCTCAAAGGACTACTAGATGATGACTATATCTCAGATCTTTGAGCTCAAGCTACACAAGTTCTTCTTCACCAACTTCTTGTTTCTCCTTCCAAGCTCCATACCACCAAAATGGCTTCACAAGATCAAAATCACACAAAGATGAAGCAGGTTaggctttctagggtttctgagttTGAGAGGCTGGTAAGgaagctagggtttgggacataatAATGTATTTATATGACTTAAACCTTAAAAATTATGGTTTTGGGTCGGCTCGCGAACGCATATCAACCCCCCACCCCCATCCAATGCTGCCACTACGCCCCGTGTACGCTAAGCATATGCCTAACGTACGTCTTCAGTCGGCCCACTTACTAACGACCCAACTCAAATAGTCCAACATTACTCTCACAGTCCAATCAATTATTtacaataaattaaataatttacCATTACCTCGAATcacagatgttacaattctcccctacttgaatcagacttcgtcctcgaagtctgttgcctTGAACAACTCCGGATAGTGCTCCCTCGTCTCCTCtttgggctcccaagtccactctgaccccTTACGGTGCaaccactgcacctttaccaactctACCCTCTTGTTAATCAGCTCCTTCGTCTTCCTGTCGAGAATGGCTATTGGTCTCTCTATGTAGTTCAGActgtcatccacctaaatatcctctaaaggcacaattgcggagtcatccactaagcacttccgcaactgggagacatgaaaagtgttatggatctgactaatCTCGGCTGGCAGATCCGATCGATACAAAACCCGACCCACGCATGCCAAAACCCAGCTTGCCCCGCCTCctaaaccggatgacacctttccatggtgacacctttaggaggatCATATCCGCTACCTGAAACTGTAGGTTTGAATGGTGCTTGTTAGCATAGCTTTcctaccgactctgagcagtctggagcctgctctggacctgctggatcttctccatggtcttgagcaccacctcaatactccccatgactctatgacccacctcgccccaacagattggggtcctacatttcatcccgtataacatctcgaagggaggtcgatctatgctagagtggtaactgttgttatactaaaattccgctaacggaagatacgtatcccaactccctccaaaatctaatACGTATGCACACAACATGTCCTCTAGAGTCAAAAtcatcctctcactctgcccatccgtctTATGGTGAAAAACGGTACTGAAGTGAAAacaagtacccatctcgtcatgaaactgcttccaaaatctggaagtgaagtaaacatctcggtctgacacaaccGAGACtagcactccatgtcgtgccaccacctcGCGTACGTAGAtgtcggctagcttctcagccgatatactctcctggatcaggaTGAAATATCACTCTTATTCaaaccgatccacgatgaaccaTATTGAATCCACTCCACATGCGGTCCTGAGAAGctttgtaatgaaatccatagtgatatcctcccatttccacacgggaatatccaacgactgcatATTGCCATGAGGTCTCTCGTGCTCTActttgactttcctgcaagtcaagtatctctcaacgtaccaggctacatcccacttcatgtagggccaccaataattaggGCGAACATCccaatacatcttcgtcgccctgggaTGAATAGAAAATATGGATTTGTACGACTCCTCCATCAGGATTTCGCGTACATCGCCCACACACGGAACCCGCACCATATGATGAAGTATGAGTAGCCCacgactatcatagtcgaaggaggaaatctaACCCACGATACGCtcactcttctgatgttcctccttcattgcCTCATGTCAGGCTTCCCGAATCCactccaaaagcggagtcactactgtcatcctcAAGCAGATGTCTTTGATCGGGGCTGCGAATGCCTTGCGGCTAAAAGCATCGACAACCACAttagccttccccgggtgataaatgATTTCACAGTTGTAACCCTTCACCACATCGAACCACCATcgatgtctcatgttcagatttggctggtccatcaagtacctcaaactcttttgatccgtgtaaatgttacaacgaaccccatagaggtagtgtcgccaaatattgagggcgaaaaccacaacccccaactccaaatcatacgtcgggtagtttgcctaataaggcttcagctgcctcgaagcctAAGTGATGACGTGTCTTCTCTAGATCAACAATGCGCCTAAACTCATGATAGaagcgtcacaatataccacgaaatcctcaacgcCCTCAGGTAGGGCTAAGATCCGTGcctcgcacagcctctgcctcaAAGTCTTGAAAGctgcctgctgcttaggcccccaacgaaatgtcACTGACTTCTTGGTGAGTCGGGTCAATGGAAtgatatcttggagaaatcctagatgaatcttcgataataacccGCCAGACTAagaaaactccaaatctcagatggagacctcagaacctcccatctcatcacgacctctaccttggctggatcgaccagtaTACCGTTATGGTTGATGAGGTAccccagaaactacacctcgcacAACAAAAAATTTGCACTTGGAGAAATTTGTGAAaaatctctccctcctcaatgtctctagcacctccctcaggtgctcctcgtgctactcctatgtcttggaatacaccaagatgtcatcgataaaaactAACACAGTccgatctagcatcggtctgcacacaaaattcatgagatccatgaacgcggtaagagcattggtgagcccaaacggaatCACCAGGAACTCATAGTGACGATAGTGAGTCTGaaaagcggtcttctgcacatcctcatctctaactctCATCTAGTGATAGCCTGAacacaaatcgatcttggaaaaccaagatgctccctgtagcttgTCAAaaagatcgtcgatcctcgggagtgggtaacagtttTTTACctttaccttattcaactcccggtagtcaatataCATCCGttgagacccatccttcttcttcacaaatagaatcaagGCTCCCCAAGGCAAACTACccagcctgataaatcccttgtctaacaactcatgcACCTGTGTAgagaactcctgcatctcgggatgAGCCAACCGAtgtggtgccttggctatcggagccgcacctggaactaggtcaatcctaaacttcacctatctctccggaggtatcccaggcaagtCCTCCGGGAACACGTCCAGATACTCCTGCACTACTGATATATCATCCACAGTCTCCTTACCCTTTTCCTGGGCATCCATAATGTAGGCGAAAAAACTTGCACATCTCTGATGAAGGCAGCATCTGGCTCTCGCTGCTAAACACATGACCGGTCCACACTGTGGTCTCTCATCATGAATccccagctctcccccacttggggtcctaaccCAAACTAGCTGTTGCTCACAATCGATCAcctccccattagggctcaaccaatccatgcctatgatgaccttgttcacacacaaaggaatgggaaccaaatccacaagGTAACGCTCCTCATACATCCTCAGGACATAATCTCTATAAACCTATGATGCCCGGATGGATAGTTCATCCGCAATCTCGATttctaaaggacaatccaaattGCCTGAAGACTCAGCAAACTTTTTTCTAAGTGTAAGAGAAACGGAAGATCGGGTAGCTCCCAAGTTAAATAACACCAACaatgggataccgttcacatggaatgatcctaaaacAGAGTACATTACACATAAATATCAAAATTGAAACATAATAAAAGATAGGGAGAAGAAACATACACGCCACCACATCTGGTGCGACACGTGCCACCTCGATGGTCTGCCGGAAGGATCAGCTCCTCACAACTGGGGCATCTGTCTTGCCAtgtcggccatctgtgatcccCATGGTCGTTGGAGCTGGCGCCGCTACTGGCGCTCTTGATACCAATctcgggcagttggcctttttatggcccctctgattgcaatgaaagaaaatcaggtctgatgtaTGAATGGTGGGGGTAGGGGCAGTGCAATCCTTGCTAAAGTACCCagtcttgccacacttgtagtagCCTGATCCCCCAACTCTGCACACTCCCTCCTATGGCCTGCTACATTTTCCACAGCGGCTCCGGCTCTGGTGGCCCTTTGACCTCAcgtcggatcccttgggtttctttgcCGAAACCCCAGTCATCTGCCCagcctctgccttcctcttcctaacgtgctctatatcaatctccATCTCTTGTGCCCTGGCTAtcattgtaacaccccaattttcatatacagattatataacaaataatcatttcaacatctcccaagatcaattaagaacttacttatagactaaaCTACAGCGAaagcaaaataaaataaaataaaatatggtCTTCAACCGAAGAGCTTTGGGTGTTACATCTTTGCTGAACTTCATTGTCATCTTGTTGATCAATCATTCTTCCTATCCTTCTTGTTGCCACTTTTTAAATAGTTTCCTAGGTTGCACACATTTAAAgtttctaaaagagtaaacatAGGACCTAGTGAGTTCATGTTGCACATACATGTCCATCacttt includes:
- the LOC111895311 gene encoding 1-aminocyclopropane-1-carboxylate oxidase homolog 1, encoding MVANKLTEKTEVVDNLKGKTEVVDTLKEKVVAIDDNLSACTLDYDRKAELIAFDETKSGVKGLVDAGITEVPRIFRLPSPENPNSDQKSPPEHSLPVINLEGIKEDPIRRKEVVKEIKDALGSWGFFQMVNHGVPISVMEEMKKGVLGFFEQDNEVKKHWYTRDSSGKTRVVYNSNFDLYSAPVTNWRDSFLCTMYPNPPQPDELPPQCRDILLEYSNHVMNLGRAVLELMSEALGLDSNYLLDMGCAEGLSIGNHYYPPCPQPELTIGTLEHTDAGFITILQQDHIGGLKVFYQNEWTDVPTIPGAFVVNAGDLLQLVTNDNFVSSRHKVMANKAGPRISMASFFMRYLTDTGKVLGPIKELLSEDNPAKYRETTEKEFSSHYHQKGLTKISALMHFKI